The DNA region CCGATATGGCCAAGATCGCCGGCGCCCTCGTGCTGAACCTGGGAACGCTGTCCGCCGCCCAGGTCGAGGCGATGATCATCGCCGGGTCGTCGGCGAACGCCCATGGAGTTCCGGTGCTGTTGGACCCGGTCGGGGCGGGAGCGACGCGCTTCCGCACGGAATCGGCGCTGCGCATCCTGCGCGAGGTCAAAGTGTCGCTACTAAGGGGGAACGCGGCGGAAATCGCCCACCTGCTCGGGGAAAGCCGCGACATCAAGGGCGTGGACGCCGGGGAGAGCAGCGGCGGGGATCAGGTGGAGCTGGCCGTGCGGGCGGCACGGAAGCTGAACACCGTCGTCGCCGTCACCGGACGCGAGGACGTGATCACCGACGGGAAGCTGTGCCGGGCCGTCAGCGGCGGGGACGCGCTGCTGACGCAGGTGACCGGCACGGGCTGCCTGCTCACGTCGGTGCTTGGCGCCTTCGCCGCGGTGGAACGCGACGTGCTGCTGGCCGGCACCGCCGGGCTGGCGTTCTACGGCGCCGCCGCGTCCCGCGCCGCGGAGCGTACTGCGTCCGCCGGGCCCGGCAGCTTCCAGATCGCCTTCCTCGACGAGCTGGCCAAGCTGCACCCGCACTCGCTGAAAGGCCATGCGGCGGTCAGCGAGCGGGAAGCCTCCGCGGCCGGCGGGTGGTGGCTCGGATGAGCGGCGCGGTCCGGAAGGCGCTGACGATCGCCGGGTCGGACAGCGGCGGCGGGGCCGGCATTCAAGCCGACCTCAAAACGTTCCAGGAGCTGGGCGTGTTTGGCATGTCGGCGATTACCGCCGTCACCGTCCAAAACACGCTGGGCGTGCGGAACGTGTACCCGCTGCCGCCGGAGGCCGCGGCGGAGCAAATCGGGGCGGTCGGCTCGGACTTGGCCCCGGACGCACTGAAAACCGGGATGCTGTTCAGCGCCGAAATTATCCGCGCCGTGGCGGGGCAAATCCGCGCTTTCGGCTGGGCCCGGGTCGTCGTCGACCCGGTTATGATCGCCAAAGGCGGCGCCGCGCTGCTGCTGCCCGAAGCGGTTGCGGCGCTGAAGGAGTATTTGCTGCCGCTGGCGCAGGTGGTGACGCCGAATATCCCCGAGGCCGAGGCGTTATCCGGCATCCCGATCACCGGCATGGCCGGCCGGCGCGAGGCGGCTAAGCGCATCCACAGCCTCGGGGCGAAGCACGTCGTCATCAAAGGCGGGCATGACGAGAGCGGCGGGGGGCGGATCGTCGACCTGCTGTATGACGGCGCCGGTTTTACCGAGTTTGACGGACGGCGGATCATGACGCGGCATACGCACGGTACGGGCTGCACCTTCTCCGCGGCGGTCGCGGCCGAGCTGGCGAAGGGAGCGGCCGCCGCCGAGGCGATATCGACCGCGCGGGCGTTCATTCAGGCGGCGATCGAAGACGAGCTTGGCCTGGGGCTGGGGCACGGCCCGACGAACCATTGGGCGTACCGGCGCAGGAAGGAACAGGGGGTGCGGCCGTGAACGGGCGTATTTCAGCAGCGGCTATGCGCAAATCTCTCGGCGTGTACCTGGTGATCGGCAGCGCCAACTGCCGGCAAGATCCGCTGCAGGTGACCGAGCAGGCACTGGCCGGAGGCGCAACGATGATTCAATTCCGGGAAAAGGGGCCCGGCGCGCTGACCGGGGGGCCGAAGCTAAGGCTCGCCGAACAGCTGCAGGCCGCCTGCCGCAGGGCGGGGGTTCCTTTTATCGTTAACGACGATGTCGACTTGGCCCTGGCGATAGATGCGGACGGAATTCACGTCGGCCAGGACGACGAAGCGGCCGGCCGGGTCCGCGCGCGGATCGGGGAGCGGATTCTCGGCGTATCCGCGCATACCGTGGAAGAAGCCCGGCTGGCCATTCACAGCGGCGCGGACTATCTCGGCATCGGGCCGATCTATCCGACCGCGTCCAAAGCCGATGCCCGCGAGCCGCAGGGCCCCGGCTTCATCCGGCGGCTGCGCGAATGCGGCATCGAGGCGCCGCTCGTCGCGATCGGCGGGATCACGGCCGCAAGCGCCGGGGAAGCGATCCGCGCCGGGGCGGACGGAATCGCCGTCATTTCCGCCGTAACGCAGGCCGCCGATGTCCGCAAAGCGGTGGAGGAGCTTCACGCCGCCGCCGCTTTAGGCCGCGGATGAAATGACCAGAAAGCAAAGCAGGGCCATCCATGACCGGACGGCCCTGTAATATTTTTCAACAAATGACCATGGGTTTATTTTTTAAATTCCGGCTCCTGTGGTATAATATGAATTGTTTTTGGCTATAATGTATGGCTTCGCCAAACGATCTCCAACGGAACAAACAGAAGTTTATATAAACGACCGCAACTTTTTTGATCCTGTTCGGTAATAATTAATGTAAGAATCGAACGGGAAGAAGCACATGGAAGTGCGAGGAGGTTTCGCCCCGAAATGACCGATTCCCAGATGATACGCGAGATTAAAGAAGGCAACACGGAACTGTATTCGGAGTTGATGCGAAGGTATCAGCGAAAAATATTGGCTTTCGTTTATCACATGTTGAAAAGCGCTCAATTGGAGCAGCTTGCCGAAGATTTATGCTCGGAGACGTTCTACAAAGCGTTTCGCAGCTTGCATTCGTTTCGGGAGGTGGACGCTTCTTTCTCCACCTGGCTTTACACGATAGCACGGAATACAGTGCTTAGCGAACTGCGCAAACAGCGCAGCGGAAGTGTTCCGCTCGAAGAGAGCGGGTACATTCCTTTGGCGCCAATCGAGGTCGCCCCGGAACAAGCCGTTCTGCGCAGCGAGAAGGTTGGTATGGTGCGTGAAGCGATCAACAAATTACCGGAGAAACAAAGGTCCGCTTTGATATTGCGCGAATACGATCAATTGGACTACCAGGAGATCGCCAGTATTTTGGGCCAGAGCGTCAGCGCCGTAAAATCGCTTTTGTTCCGCGCACGAAGCAGCGTCAAAAGCCAGCTTGAACCCTACTTTTACGAACCGGTCTACGAGCATTACGAAGGGATGAAAAGCAGATGAATTGTAGAGAGGCCCAAGAACTGTTCGGTTTGATGCGGGATTTGCCCGAACAACATCCCCAGCGTATAGAGCTGGAGCGGCATCTTTTGGGCTGCGAGTTTTGCAATACTGAGTACCATTACTGGCGGGAAAGCATGGACATGCTGCAGTACATACCCATAGAAGTGACCGAGGAGCAGGCCGAGGCCGTAAACCGTAAGGTCATGGACCGTATTTATGCGGAATCTCCGTGGCTGGCGCCGGATGTCAAGGCCGGCGTGACCCGAGGCTACCGCCGGCGGATTATCGGCTGGGCCGCTAGCTTTTTGGTCGTGTTCCTGTGCAGCTTTATTTTTCTGCTCGTGGACCATTCTGGCCAGCCCGAGGCTTCGCAACCGGCGACAGGCATCCTTCCCACAGCCGTTGCCGCTCCCGATGCGAAGACATCCGAGCCCATGTCGTTTACTCTGCCGAGCATTTCTCCGGGGATTGTTGAGCCGTTCGCCGCTCAAATGGGACCGGCCTATCCACAATACTGGATGCTGCTTTCGATGGCGGGCATGCTGCTTGCTTTGATTTCTTGGAAAGGAATCCGCCGTTCCAAAAGATAATAAACGGGTTTGAAACGCTTCTTTCGCTACAAAAGCGGGCGGAGCGTTTTTTTCGTATACTCCTGTACAGGCATCACTTTAGAGTGGAAAAAAAGAGCTGCCGAGCGAGCTCGACAGCTGATCATTATTCCGCTTGCCCGGTTTGCATCGGTTCGTTATTTTCACTAAGAACATTTCCGTCCGTATCGAGAAAACGGATTAGCGGTTGTTTATCGTTTTTATAGTAATCGGAGTGTTCATACAATTGACGGATAATAGGATCAAACAAGGCGGTCATAATCCCTACACCCAGTTCTCCGCCGGATTCGGCCGGGTCAAGAACAAATTCAATGGTTTGATCATCAACCATCGCTGCGCTTTTAAAAGGTGTCTCTTCTCCGTCTTCTGTGGGTTTAGCGAGTTCATCGAGAAATGCCTTGAAATCTTTGTGCGATAGATGTACTTTTTCCCAATCACTGGCGTCCATGCCTTCCAAACCTTTGGAATCGAGCAAATCCTTGCCTTGGCTTTCGTTTTCTTCATCTGCCGTTTCCACATGGTTTCCGGAATTCTCTTTGACGGACGCGTTTGTTGGAGTGGAGTTTGCGGGAGCGGTGTTTGCAGGCTCGCTGCTATCGCTTTTTCCCCCGCCGCAGGCCGCTAATGCGGAAAGCATTAGGATTGATGTCATCATTACAGCTAAACTTTTTTTCCATGGTTTCATCTTCTGTTACTACCCCTTTTCCCAAATGAAAATAAGGGCTCTGCCGAAAAAAAAGGCGCTTAACCCATCGATGGAGCACGAAACACACTTCAATTTCTGACGGGCTGTAAAGCCGCCATTTCAGTAAAATCGGGAGATTTCAGAAGTTACCGGCCACCAGAGCCGCTATTTTACCTGGAACTGCCGGTTTCTAGATATTTTCGGGCCAATAAGGTCTCTGCGGTCCCTTAGAAAATAAAACTCCTGTTTTTAGCAAAAAAAAGAGCGTCTCAGTCCGTCAGCCGAAGTTCGGCGACCACGGCTCTCTCAAAGGTCATCGTCAAGCGCTTTTTTTAAAGCCGAGCCCTTTTGCCGCCTTGCGCGGGCAAAAGACCTAATCACAACCTATGTATAAGAAAAAAATAGTCTTATAGATTTAGTATACGTTAGTTTTTCACAGAAGGCCAACCTAATAATGGAAAATGGCAGAGCTGAATAATTCTATAATCGCAAGAAAAATTTCCTTAGAACGCGGTCTGTCTTCTATGGGTGTACGCCGATATGAATTTTTCTTATAATAAAGAAATACTCGCTAAAGCCATAAACGTTGAATGCGATGCACACATAAGGAGGATGATTATGCTTGTCGGGTTAATACGCCATGGACTTACCGACTGGAACGCGGCGGGAAAAATCCAGGGTCAAAGCGATATTCCGCTGAATGAAGAGGGGAGAAAGCAAGCGAAACGGCTGGCGCGCAGATTGCAGGAGGAAAAGGAGTACCGCTGGGATTTTGTCATTACAAGCGGTCTGTCGCGGGCTCAGGAGACCGGCTCCATCATTGCCGAAGCGCTGGGCATCCCGCTGTACGATCCCGATTCGCGGCTGATGGAGCGCGCGTTCGGCCAGGCCGAAGGGATGACGGCGGAAGAGCGTGAAACGTTATGGGGCAAAAATTGGGATGACCTGGAGCTGGGACAGGAAAAAGACGCGGATATTCGCAAACGCGCGCTTGCTTTTATGAAGGATTTGGCGGAGCGGTACCCGGACAATAACGTGCTCGTCGTTTCGCACGGCGGATTGCTTGCCCAACTGTATATCGCCTTGTACCAAAATAAATACAGCGAGCGGATCGGCAATTTGTCGTTGACGATTTTGGAGAAAAACGATGAGGATTGGCAAATGAGGTTGTACAATTGCACCCGCCATTTGGAAGAAGCGATCGAAGAAAGGTAAGAGGATTCGGATTTTCATAGGGGAAAAGGGCATATAATTCGCCCTTCTCCAATTTCTCGATCTTCCCGCTTTTATCACCACAGCCACCACCAGGAACAGCCAACTTCTTCGCCGTCTCTGATGATATAGTTATCTTTGTTCGTTTTATCATATACATATAAGCTGCATCCATCGGGCTTTTTCGTCTTGGCAAAATCGGTTCCAACAGCGCGCCGCAAATCCTCGCCGTGGATCGCAGATAAATCCTTTATCTCGGCAGCGCTAAGCAGAAAGACCTTGTCCTCCATATCCGGGCAGCCTTCTCCGTTGTCCGCGCAATAAGTCGTCTTTATGAATTGCTTTTCGGCGGCATGGAATGCGGTGTTATAGAATTCATCATTCAGCCACTTGCGCAAATCGCTGTCATGCCATGTAATTTCCATGCAATCGCGCCACTTCAGATCAGCGCTTTTGCCGTGATACCTCTTGCAGTCCCAAACATACTCACTCAAAACAAACAGCTCGCTTTCTGAATTGTGAAGAACACGCCATTTAATCGCCAGTTCTTTACCGTCTACATGTTTGCGGATACGTACCAAACGTAATGAAGTCGCCGGGCTTTAGGTTCCGGTACGTTAAAGCAAAATGCCCCTTTTCCATTAAGTTTTGCCTCCCTGATTTTTCATTCCAACTTCAATCATATAACATTCGTGCAAGATTTCAGGCTTGAGGACAGGGAAGGCCGGTGGGTTGGTGGGCAGATCAATATCTGCTGTCCGGACGCTTTGCACGATTATCCCATTTGATCTGGGCGCTTTGCACGATTATCCCGTTTGATCCGGAAGCAGAGAGGAAGATAAATTCAGGGGAAGAAAATAGGTTTGGGAGAAGCAGACATGTTCGAGATCGTTAGACAGGTTTGTGAGAAGGAGGTTTAGGAGAAGTGAAGCAGACCTGACGGGAGGAATGGGGCAAGACACCGGGAAAAATGAAAGGACCGTGATATGATTAGCCCCCCCACCTTCCCCCTGAACAAGAGGGATAATCGTGTAAAGCAGCATGCAGGGATACCAAGACACGATCGCTATTATAATTTATTTTGTCAAGCACTGATCTCGGTTCTGAGCCCTTTTTTTGCATAAATTCGCATGCCGCAGAATAAACGCCGGTAAATAATCCCATAATGGAATTAAAACGGCGAGGCGGTAAACTATGAATCTGGCGGATATGCTTTCTTTTGCCGATATCGGACAGCTAAGCAGAATAGCGGATCATTACAGGTGCGAGTGCAGCGGTCATTCCAAGCATGAACTGATCCAGTCCATCCTGCAAACGGTGGGACGCCGCGATTTTATCGATCGGCACGTCAGCGCAATGAGCATGGAGGACTTGCGTTTCTTGAATTCGCTGTTATTCGACGGGCGCCGTCAGTTCAGCCTGGAGGAGCTGGTCGCTTGCGCGCAGGCGTCGCGGTTTACGCAGGATGCCAAAGACCGCGAGAGTCCGCGGGAAATGATCGCCAGGTTCCGGCAGCGCGGCTGGTTGTTTAACGGAACCACCCATCAGACCCGCTACCTGTTTGAAGTGCCCGAGGACTTGAAGCGGCGGTTCAGGGAAGCGCTGGAGGCCAGGTTTAAGTCCGAAGTGGCATCGGCGCCGGCCGAACCGCCGGTCTACCGGGAAGAGCCGGACATGCTGGCTGCCGATCTGCTGGTGTTTTTACGGTATGTATCCCATCATGACGTCCCGTTGAACAATGAAGGCGTGATGTACCGGCGAAACCAGCTGCAAATTTTGGAGTCGCTGCACGTGTCCGAGGCGCTGGCCGGCAAAGGCTGGAGGTTCGGGTATGGAAGGCGGTTCAAGGATTATCCCAACCGGTTTGCTTTGCTGTACGATTATGCCTACCATTGCCGTTTCATTCAAGAGAATGGCAGCCAGCTAGAGTTGACGGAGACCGGAAACTCGTATCTGGCGGAAGGCAAAAAAGAGCCGGCGATCCAGCTCGTCCGTTTTTGGTTAAGGCTGTACAAAGGTCCCATTCCCAATTTGCTGTCGCTTGTCTATTGGATCGAGCGCTGTTCGAAACAGTGGGTGACGGTGTCCTCGCTGTACGGCAGAATAGAATCGCTGATCAAGCCGTTTTATTATGACGCTCCCGCGTCGATATTCGAGGAACGTATCCTGATCATGATGCTGCATCTCGGCATGGTGCGCATCGGGGAGGACGAACAGCGCGAACGCTACGTTCAGGCGACGCCTTTTGGCCGCGAAGCGGTGGCGCAGCTGCACGAGAAATAGGTTTGACAACGCCTGAAGGTACTGCTACAATCACTCCCAAATTCTAGGCTAAAGGGGAGCGTGAGCAGTGTGTTGATTCGTTATCAAGGAAAGCTGCCGGTCGTGGATGCAAGCGTGTTTGTCGCCGATGGTGCCAAACTGATCGGCGATGTAACGGTGGGCAGTATGGCCAGTATTTGGTACAATGCCGTGCTGCGCGGTGATTTGGCGGAAATTGTGATCGGAGATCGGACGAACATCCAGGACGGCGTGGTCGGACATGTCAATACATCCCAGCCGTTGATCGTAGGAAACGACGTATCCGTCGGACATTCCGCGATCATTCACGGTTGCCGTATAGGCCATGGCACATTAATCGGGATGGGGGCGATCGTCCTAAACGGCGCCGACATCGGTGAATATGCTTTAATAGGAGCAGGTTCGGTAGTTACGGAAAACAAAAAAGTTCCCCCCTATACTCTTTCTCTGGGCTCGCCGGCCAGAGTCGTACGCGAACTGACGGAAGAAGACCTGCAGCGCATGAAGCGGACGGCGGAAAGTTATGTGGCCAAAGGAAAGGAATATAGGGTCACTTAAACTTTTTAAACTTGTTTTAAAACCATGGTTTGGAGGTGCATCCTATGGATCAGATGAAGGTTACTTATGAAGCAATGCTTGGTTTGGCGGCAGAAATGATATGGGACGAAGCGCTCCGGAAGCATCGCTCGGAACAAATCTACAGCGAAATCGATACCGCCTTGGCGAATGGCGATGAGGTTGCCTTCCGGCTCCTGACGGATGAACTGAAGACATTGGAAGAACGTTGAAAATCGGATCATCCGCAGCAATATATAATGTAGAAAAAGGTCGATCGGCGACGAAAAAACGCTGCTCGATCTTTTTTTATCGAAGATGGCATTGTCAATCGTTCGTGTTTATAATTGGGAAGGAAAATCATCAGTAAAGGGGATATGGATGTATGAAATTCAGTGAAGTGGAGGCTTCCGGGTGGGAGGAGCTGCGCCCGTATTTGGACACCTGCCTCGTCCCGGTCACGGGATTAACCGGTTTGGAACGGCCGTATGAAGTGACGGAAAAATTGGAAAGACTTCAAAGTGTCATGGATTGGGTGGAAATCCCTTTTAAGGGCAGAGTCGTCACATATCCCTCGATTCAATATGCGGGAGATCGTTTATCCCAAGCGATCAACAAGGTTTGCGAAAATGTCAAGCGGAGCGGATTTGCTTATGCGATCGTTGTATCCGCCGACCTGAATTGGGCTGACGAGGAGCTGCCGAATGCCGATCTTATTATCACGCCGGGACGGTTTTCCAATCCCGATCCGGATGGCGGATCTGCGGCCGGACGGGTTAAGGAAAAAGTCCAGCATTTGTGGACAGGCGGGTCAAGGGACTGAATGTGACAAATTGTTGACATTTTTAAGTAGGGCAAGGTTTTGCCGCCGGAAAAAGATGTGTCAAATTCTTGACGCTCCTAAAACGCTAATATATTATTAATATGTCTTAGATGATGTTGTGATTATTGTCATTGAAAGTCAGGAAGAATTGGTTGCAAAGGGGGTTGAAGACATATGAGCAATCAGCACGACCAGCATGAATCATCGCACAAACCGCCCATTCGCAAAGAAATGTCCCGTCGGCAATTTCTTACATACACCCTTGGGGGCGCCACTGCATTTATGGTGGGTGGTGTGACGCTGCCCATGGTTCGGTTTGCCGTAGATCCAATTCTGCACAAAAAAGGCGAAGGCACTTTTGTAAAAGTGGTTGAAGTCAGCAAAATTACAAATGAGCCGCAGGAATTTTCCTTTGAATTGCAGCAGCAGGATGGATGGTATCAAAGTACGGCATCGCTTACGGCGTGGATCCGTAAAGACGAGAGTGGAAAAATTTATGCGCTTTCACCGATCTGTAAACATTTGGGTTGTACGGTTGGCTGGAACAATGACAAAAATTTTCCGAACGAATATCATTGCCCATGCCATGGAGCGCATTACACGATCGAAGGCAAGCAGCTGGCGGTTGCGCCGAAGCCGCTTGACGAGTACAAGGTCATGGTGAAAGACAATTGGGTGTATTTGGGTCAGACGGTCCCGAATACGATCGTGAAATAAGGAGGCGTAGATACGGATGTTTAAAAACGTATACAACTGGATTGACGAACGTCTGGATATCACGCCGATTTGGCGGGATGTCGCCGATCACGAGGTTCCGGAGCACGTTAACCCGGCGCATCATTTTTCCGCTTTTGTTTATTGCTTCGGCGGCTTGACGTTTTTTATTACGGTCATCCAGATTTTATCGGGGATGTTTCTGACGATGTATTACGTTCCCGATATCATCAACGCTTACGCCAGTGTCGAATATTTGCAGACGCAGGTGGCCTTTGGCCAGATCGTCCGCGGCATGCACCACTGGGGAGCGAGCTTGGTTATCGTTATGATGTTCTTACATACCCTTCGCGTGTTCTTTACCGGTTCCTACAAGGCGCCGCGCGAAATGAACTGGGTTGTGGGCATGCTGATTTTCTTCGTCATGATCGGGCTCGGCTTGACGGGATATTTGCTGCCGTGGGATAACAAAGCATACTTTGCGACAAAGGTTACTTTGGAAATCGCCAACTCCGTTCCGGTGCTCGGCCCGGTCATTAAAGAACTGCTGCAGGGCGGTACGATTGTCGGCGCGGAAACGCTGACCCGTTTCTTCGCGATTCACGTGTTCTTCCTTCCGGCCGTGCTGTTGATCCTTCTGGTGGGGCATTTCATTATGATCCGCCGTCAAGGGATTTCCGGCCCGCTATAAGCTACCTCTAACTAAAAATGGAGAAGGGAGGGCATAGAGGTTATGGCCCACAACAATTCGAAGGAAAAGATCGTATACGTCGGAGATTCGCGTGTGCGTAAAGGCAACGGATTTATCACGCCTCCGGATTACACGGCATACCCGGGTAAATCCGAAGCGTTTAT from Paenibacillus macerans includes:
- a CDS encoding ubiquinol-cytochrome c reductase iron-sulfur subunit yields the protein MSNQHDQHESSHKPPIRKEMSRRQFLTYTLGGATAFMVGGVTLPMVRFAVDPILHKKGEGTFVKVVEVSKITNEPQEFSFELQQQDGWYQSTASLTAWIRKDESGKIYALSPICKHLGCTVGWNNDKNFPNEYHCPCHGAHYTIEGKQLAVAPKPLDEYKVMVKDNWVYLGQTVPNTIVK
- a CDS encoding DUF6273 domain-containing protein; translation: MVRIRKHVDGKELAIKWRVLHNSESELFVLSEYVWDCKRYHGKSADLKWRDCMEITWHDSDLRKWLNDEFYNTAFHAAEKQFIKTTYCADNGEGCPDMEDKVFLLSAAEIKDLSAIHGEDLRRAVGTDFAKTKKPDGCSLYVYDKTNKDNYIIRDGEEVGCSWWWLW
- a CDS encoding DUF2487 family protein, which encodes MKFSEVEASGWEELRPYLDTCLVPVTGLTGLERPYEVTEKLERLQSVMDWVEIPFKGRVVTYPSIQYAGDRLSQAINKVCENVKRSGFAYAIVVSADLNWADEELPNADLIITPGRFSNPDPDGGSAAGRVKEKVQHLWTGGSRD
- the thiD gene encoding bifunctional hydroxymethylpyrimidine kinase/phosphomethylpyrimidine kinase, producing MSGAVRKALTIAGSDSGGGAGIQADLKTFQELGVFGMSAITAVTVQNTLGVRNVYPLPPEAAAEQIGAVGSDLAPDALKTGMLFSAEIIRAVAGQIRAFGWARVVVDPVMIAKGGAALLLPEAVAALKEYLLPLAQVVTPNIPEAEALSGIPITGMAGRREAAKRIHSLGAKHVVIKGGHDESGGGRIVDLLYDGAGFTEFDGRRIMTRHTHGTGCTFSAAVAAELAKGAAAAEAISTARAFIQAAIEDELGLGLGHGPTNHWAYRRRKEQGVRP
- a CDS encoding RNA polymerase sigma factor, whose translation is MTDSQMIREIKEGNTELYSELMRRYQRKILAFVYHMLKSAQLEQLAEDLCSETFYKAFRSLHSFREVDASFSTWLYTIARNTVLSELRKQRSGSVPLEESGYIPLAPIEVAPEQAVLRSEKVGMVREAINKLPEKQRSALILREYDQLDYQEIASILGQSVSAVKSLLFRARSSVKSQLEPYFYEPVYEHYEGMKSR
- the qcrB gene encoding menaquinol-cytochrome c reductase cytochrome b subunit, whose amino-acid sequence is MFKNVYNWIDERLDITPIWRDVADHEVPEHVNPAHHFSAFVYCFGGLTFFITVIQILSGMFLTMYYVPDIINAYASVEYLQTQVAFGQIVRGMHHWGASLVIVMMFLHTLRVFFTGSYKAPREMNWVVGMLIFFVMIGLGLTGYLLPWDNKAYFATKVTLEIANSVPVLGPVIKELLQGGTIVGAETLTRFFAIHVFFLPAVLLILLVGHFIMIRRQGISGPL
- the thiM gene encoding hydroxyethylthiazole kinase, coding for MSILEKELSALLTKVQNAKPLVHNMTNVVVTNFTANGLYALGASPVMAYAPEEAADMAKIAGALVLNLGTLSAAQVEAMIIAGSSANAHGVPVLLDPVGAGATRFRTESALRILREVKVSLLRGNAAEIAHLLGESRDIKGVDAGESSGGDQVELAVRAARKLNTVVAVTGREDVITDGKLCRAVSGGDALLTQVTGTGCLLTSVLGAFAAVERDVLLAGTAGLAFYGAAASRAAERTASAGPGSFQIAFLDELAKLHPHSLKGHAAVSEREASAAGGWWLG
- a CDS encoding histidine phosphatase family protein, which translates into the protein MLVGLIRHGLTDWNAAGKIQGQSDIPLNEEGRKQAKRLARRLQEEKEYRWDFVITSGLSRAQETGSIIAEALGIPLYDPDSRLMERAFGQAEGMTAEERETLWGKNWDDLELGQEKDADIRKRALAFMKDLAERYPDNNVLVVSHGGLLAQLYIALYQNKYSERIGNLSLTILEKNDEDWQMRLYNCTRHLEEAIEER
- a CDS encoding gamma carbonic anhydrase family protein, with translation MLIRYQGKLPVVDASVFVADGAKLIGDVTVGSMASIWYNAVLRGDLAEIVIGDRTNIQDGVVGHVNTSQPLIVGNDVSVGHSAIIHGCRIGHGTLIGMGAIVLNGADIGEYALIGAGSVVTENKKVPPYTLSLGSPARVVRELTEEDLQRMKRTAESYVAKGKEYRVT
- a CDS encoding IDEAL domain-containing protein — protein: MDQMKVTYEAMLGLAAEMIWDEALRKHRSEQIYSEIDTALANGDEVAFRLLTDELKTLEER
- the thiE gene encoding thiamine phosphate synthase; translated protein: MNGRISAAAMRKSLGVYLVIGSANCRQDPLQVTEQALAGGATMIQFREKGPGALTGGPKLRLAEQLQAACRRAGVPFIVNDDVDLALAIDADGIHVGQDDEAAGRVRARIGERILGVSAHTVEEARLAIHSGADYLGIGPIYPTASKADAREPQGPGFIRRLRECGIEAPLVAIGGITAASAGEAIRAGADGIAVISAVTQAADVRKAVEELHAAAALGRG